Proteins co-encoded in one Ruegeria sp. HKCCD4315 genomic window:
- a CDS encoding SDR family NAD(P)-dependent oxidoreductase has protein sequence MQKSILITGCSSGIGLDAAHGMRARGWRVFASCRQQRDCDRLRAQGFESPRIDYTDHQSITSGVSSILEETGGTLDALFNNGAHGLPGAVEDVPTDGLRHIFETNVFGWHELTRQVIPVMREQGHGRIVQCSSVLGLVAFPWRGAYVATKYAIEGLTDTMRLELRDTDIHVVLIEPGPITSKLREKAIPMFEKYIDWENSALRSKYEASLLKRLYESSGPDKFELPASAVTNKLAHAVEARRPKPRYYVTTPTYVAGVLRRILPTKATDRILSDI, from the coding sequence ATGCAGAAATCGATTCTAATTACGGGATGCTCTTCGGGCATCGGCCTGGATGCGGCACACGGAATGCGTGCACGTGGATGGCGTGTCTTCGCATCTTGTCGCCAGCAGCGCGATTGTGATCGTTTGCGCGCACAAGGCTTTGAAAGTCCGAGAATCGACTATACCGACCACCAGAGCATAACATCAGGTGTGTCATCCATACTTGAGGAGACGGGTGGTACTCTGGATGCGCTGTTCAACAACGGTGCCCACGGCCTGCCCGGGGCAGTCGAAGACGTGCCGACCGATGGATTGCGCCATATCTTCGAAACCAATGTCTTCGGATGGCATGAGCTGACGCGCCAAGTAATTCCCGTTATGCGGGAACAAGGTCACGGCCGAATTGTTCAATGCTCTTCGGTTTTGGGCCTTGTCGCCTTTCCCTGGAGAGGCGCTTATGTTGCAACTAAATATGCCATCGAGGGTCTGACCGATACGATGCGGCTGGAATTGCGCGACACCGACATCCATGTGGTTCTGATCGAGCCCGGACCCATTACGTCGAAGCTGCGGGAAAAGGCGATTCCGATGTTCGAAAAGTACATCGACTGGGAAAACTCGGCTCTGCGGTCAAAGTACGAAGCCTCTTTGCTGAAACGTCTTTATGAAAGCAGCGGGCCCGACAAGTTCGAGCTACCGGCCTCTGCTGTGACAAACAAACTGGCCCACGCGGTCGAAGCGCGACGCCCCAAACCGCGTTATTACGTGACGACGCCCACATATGT